A stretch of DNA from Micromonospora peucetia:
GAATGGGCCGCAGCCAGTCGTTGCCCCGGGGCGACGATCCCCGGTTCGGGCCGGACGCCGACGATTCCGGCTGCCCGATCCTGCACGTCGACATGGACGCCTTCTTCGCCTCGGTCGAGGTCCGCCGCCAGCCGGAGCTGCGCGGTCGGCCCGTCGTGGTCGGCGGGACCGGCCCGCGCGGGGTGGTGAGCTCGGCCAGCTACGAGGCCCGGCGCTACGGCGTGCGTAGCGCCATGCCCACCGCCCGGGCCCGGGCGCTCTGCCCGCACGCGGTCTACCTGCCGCCGGATTTCCCGCAATACTCGGCGGCCTCCCGGGCGGTCATGCAGATCTTCCGGGACGTGACCCCGCTGGTCGAGCCGCTCTCCCTGGACGAGGCGTTCCTCGACGTGGCCGGGGCCCGACGGCTGTTCGGTCCGCCGGCCGCCATCGCCCGGCACATCCGCGAGCGGGTCGTCGGGGAGCAGGGCCTGACCTGTTCGGTCGGGGTCGCCCCGAGCAAGTTCGTGGCCAAGCTCGGCTCGACCCGCGCCAAGCCCGACGGCCTGCTCGTCGTCCCGGCCCCCCGGGTGCTCGACTTCCTGCACCCGCTGCCGGTGTCGGCGCTGTGGGGGGTGGGGGAGCGGTCCACCGAGACGCTGCGGCGCCTCGGCCTGGCCACCATCGGCGACCTCGCCGAGGCGCCGGTCGGCATGCTGCGCAAGGCGCTCGGTGCGGCGTCCGCCGCCGGGCTGCACGAGCTGGCCTGGGGGCGGGACCCGCGCCGGGTCAGTCCCGAGCAGGTGGAGAAGTCGATCGGCGC
This window harbors:
- a CDS encoding DNA polymerase IV, whose amino-acid sequence is MGRSQSLPRGDDPRFGPDADDSGCPILHVDMDAFFASVEVRRQPELRGRPVVVGGTGPRGVVSSASYEARRYGVRSAMPTARARALCPHAVYLPPDFPQYSAASRAVMQIFRDVTPLVEPLSLDEAFLDVAGARRLFGPPAAIARHIRERVVGEQGLTCSVGVAPSKFVAKLGSTRAKPDGLLVVPAPRVLDFLHPLPVSALWGVGERSTETLRRLGLATIGDLAEAPVGMLRKALGAASAAGLHELAWGRDPRRVSPEQVEKSIGAEVTFDADVVDPLEIRRALLALSEKVGIRLRRAGQVGRTVSLKVRMGDFRTVSRSRTAGVPTDVAREIFDTVWALYTVLDPGEPIRLVGVRVEGLAAAHETPRQLTLGAPERGWREAEAAADAAAARFGRSVIGPASLLGVRDGRRNENPPRP